The sequence ATTATGTCTTTgaaagggccgcctgggtggctcagtcggttaagcgtctgacttcagctcaggtcatgatctcatggttcgcgagttcaagacccacctcaggctttgtgccaacagctcggaacctggagcctgcttcagattctgtgtgtccctcattctctctgcccctccccctcttatgctctgtctctctctcaaaaataaataaacattttttaaaaatttcaaagaagattatgtcttggggcgcctgggtggctcagttggttaagcgtccagcttcagttcaggtcatgatctcacagttcttgagttcaagtcccacagttcttgagttcaagcctgcttcagattctgtgtctccctctctctctgccccttcctgctcactccctctctcaaaaataaataaacttaaaaaaaattaaaaagaaaagattatgtcTTTGAAAAACTGACTATAGAAGTTTGGTGAATAGACAATTACATGCACTAGAGTTGAATGTTTGAACTTCAAAAGCTATTGGTGACTGCTTATTTTGTTGTAAAATCAATGATCTCAGTATCCTAGTCCTACAGCTTTCACGGACTTTGTATCCGTCTGTCTTTTCACATCAGGCTGTTGCAGGAGCAGTGACCACCTGACCACCTGAGCGAAAGGGCTAGAGTGACTGGGATGTCTCCAAGTAGTGAAGACATGCAAAAAAGAGGAAACCACTGCTTCCCAGCAAGAAGAATAAGAAGACAGTAAGAAGATTGATCTTACCTTCCcttttcaggagaaagaaaaagtgggaGATTCAGTTTCGAATATAATCAAATGGAACAGTGGTGAGATATTTTGACAACCTACTGAGTAGTTAAAAATGAGAGTGTGACTTCAGAAATGTTGTAAACTATTGCCTAGAACACCCGAATTAGTATAGAGCCTTTAGCACATCACACTCTGAATGCGGTTTTATttgatgaagaaacaaaagcaggtTCTCTATGTATCTTTcaggatttgttttatttccagagTAGAGCGTGAATCCTTCTCAATCTTAGAATTGAATGCTTAGAATTTGATATACCTAGTGGGATTCTccactttccaatttttttaaaaaaaattctacttttgtTCATTCTTAAGGGGACTTTCAAAGTTGTCACAGTTATGCTCTGTTAATGTTGTTTTAAACATCTTTCAGAAATAATTGCTAATAAGACTTCTGTAGCCATGGCTAGTTCTGACGCGAAACCAAAATCAGTAAGTCGTGccaaaaaatggtcagaagagatagaaaatctgTACAGGTTTCAACAAGCAGGATATCGGGATGAAACTGAATATAAACAAGTGAAACAAGTTTCTATGGTAAGATTTCTAGCTAAACCTGAATTCTAGATATTTAGTGAAAAGtattaaaatcaaacaaagaaCCAGAGAATAACTAAAAGGGAGGCCTACTCCAATTCTCTCATTTTACTGACGAGGAGATTGAGGCCCAGAGGAGTGATTTTCAGGCAGACTGGAGGCAGAGGTGGTCCCTCAGCATGGGAACATTAAGAACTTTCTAGCTCTTATTGAGCAACCGTGCTCCGCTAAATGAATCATTCCTGTAATCCACAAAACTAGCGTCTTTTCCCCTTA is a genomic window of Acinonyx jubatus isolate Ajub_Pintada_27869175 chromosome B4, VMU_Ajub_asm_v1.0, whole genome shotgun sequence containing:
- the MEIG1 gene encoding meiosis expressed gene 1 protein homolog codes for the protein MASSDAKPKSVSRAKKWSEEIENLYRFQQAGYRDETEYKQVKQVSMVDRWPETGYVKKLQRRDNTFYYYNKQRECDDKEVHKVKIYAY